One window of the Pieris brassicae chromosome 2, ilPieBrab1.1, whole genome shotgun sequence genome contains the following:
- the LOC123720430 gene encoding laccase-2-like, which translates to MQIVKAMEVEKKIEDVVVMKKPNYMLMSLQRILVLFVILISVIIVVYYTPMPEEYFENCDRECHELDWPMICRVKLVIEVYKTNSKSCNHCLETGKPCPPMCITADGRERGVLSANRELPAPAFHVCQNDILVVDVVHRAPAHALSMHWRGQPQKETPFMDGTPMLTQCPQPAYTTFQYKFRASAVGTHMYHAHSAADAADGLAGALIVRQSPRLDPLKRLYDIDATEHTIFIAEWGHSMGPLAGVSSIVPDAESLLINGKGNTLESPDAPLTTFNVEYGKKYRFRLAYGGGVKSCSVKFYIKDHTLDLVSLDGNMIEAENVNSITIGRGERADFVLKANKLSGVYDVKVEADRDCQDNLEGVAKLIYKSKESKVLHKDDNDSVGTELVRDFTTVYSDKCSTEKLLCLDEVHSTKKLSEELSGIPDEVIYMPFNYSTRQISAKRIESWGQSDGHRFTYPASPLLTQGSDIGSEALCSGPGQAEECVHVKNVPLDSTAEIIMFDQGGESDHIFHLHGYSFYVVAMQQYNRSLDKDLVKQMNEEGKLFNTRNVQNPVLKDTIVIPKFGVVAIRFKADNPGYWMMRDERSAHWTRGLDFVLKVGEEKDFVQAPSDFPKCGSYVGPEYFLI; encoded by the exons aTGCAAATAGTTAAAGCCATGGAGGTTGAAAAGAAAATCGAGGATGTTGTGGTGATGAAGAAGCCCAACTACATGCTTATGTCCTTGCAGAGGATATTAGTGTTGTTCGTTATACTTATAAGTGTTATTATTGTTGTCTATTATACCCCAATGCCAG AGGAATACTTCGAAAATTGTGATCGCGAATGTCACGAGCTCGACTGGCCAATGATATGTCGTGTAAAACTTGTTATAGAAGTTTACAAAACAAACAGCAA ATCCTGCAATCATTGCTTAGAAACTGGCAAACCGTGTCCACCAATGTGCATCACAGCTGATGGAAGAGAGCGTGGTGTTCTTTCAGCAAATAGAGAACTTCCGGCACCGGCGTTCCACGTTTGTCAGAATGACATTCTCGTCGTAGATGTGGTTCACCGCGCACCAGCACATGCACTCTCAATGCATTGGCGCGGTCAACCGCAAAAAGAAACTCCGTTCATGGATGGAACGCCAATGCTAACGCAATGTCCACAACCGGCGTACACGACCTTCCAGTATAAATTCAGAGCGTCAGCTGTCGGTACCCACATGTACCACGCCCATTCTGCCGCTGATGCAGCTGATGGTCTTGCTGGTGCGCTAATTGTACGGCAGTCCCCTAGGCTAGATCCACTAAAACGCTTATATGATATTGACGCAACAGAACATACGATATTCATAGCAGAATGGGGTCACTCGATGGGGCCCTTGGCCGGGGTGTCTTCAATAGTTCCTGATGCTGAATCTTTACTCATCAATGGAAAGGGTAACACTTTAGAATCGCCAGATGCTCCACTAACAACATTTAATGTTGAATATGGGAAGAAATACAGATTCCGCCTTGCATACGGTGGGGGTGTTAAAAGTTGTtcagttaaattttatattaaggatCACACGTTGGATCTAGTTTCTTTAGATGGGAACATGATCGAGGCTGAAAACGTTAATAGTATAACTATAGGGCGAGGTGAGCGCGCAGACTTTGTTCTGAAAGCTAATAAACTGTCTGGTGTTTACGATGTAAAAGTTGAAGCTGATAGAGACTGTCAAGACAATTTAGAAGGTGTTGctaagttaatttataaaagtaaggAGAGCAAAGTGCTTCATAAAGACGATAACGACTCGGTGGGCACTGAGCTGGTTAGAGACTTTACGACTGTGTATAGTGATAAGTGCAGTACTGAAAAGTTATTGTGTTTGGATGAAGTGCATTCTACTAAGAAACTGTCAGAAGAATTATCAGGGATCCCTGATGAAGTCATCTATATGCCCTTCAATTATTCAACGCGGCAAATATCTGCAAAACGTATTG AAAGCTGGGGTCAGTCGGATGGTCACCGTTTCACGTACCCAGCCTCACCTCTCTTAACCCAAGGATCTGATATAGGGTCAGAGGCTCTGTGCTCAGGGCCTGGTCAAGCAGAGGAATGTGTTCATGTGAAGAACGTACCTTTGGATTCTACCGCGGAGATTATTATGTTCGATCAAG GTGGCGAGTCCGATCACATCTTCCATCTTCACGGCTACAGCTTCTACGTCGTTGCCATGCAGCAATACAACAGAAGCTTAGACAAAGATTtagtaaaacaaatgaatgaagaaggaaaattatttaatacaagaaACGTTCAAAATCCAGTGTTAAAAGACACCATTGTGATTCCCAAATTTGGTGTTGTTGCTATACGCTTCAAAGCAGATAATCCCGGTTACTGGATGATGAGGGATGAGAGATCAGCTCATTGGACAAGGGGGCtcgattttgttttaaaagtcGGTGAGGAGAAGGACTTTGTTCAGGCACCTTCAGATTTTCCTAAGTGTGGTTCTTATGTTGGTCCggaatactttttaatttaa
- the LOC123720550 gene encoding pre-piRNA 3'-exonuclease trimmer-like: MEITNANFCDELENISKNLKQSCFVGFDAEFTAILSSETFKHRLFDTSEDRYNLMKNEVSNMIMTQVGLTMFLYDRDLDTYKAIGYTFHLCPQVFGDIDQSFIFQASTLRFLCKHNFDFNKFTYNGLPYLSKAEEAMVRQELKDKNLFNNLTRSLVMDEERKLQYYCSEVSKWLASSDEGTMYLDVQDPVLRYIVHNELRLRFDGILTTNSLGNSNKVLIYRDKYVEGASSAPMQILEDNLMTHLLGFSQIIDLLITHRKPLIGHNIYLDTILLHNQFIGPLPYKYSTFKKNINDAFPLIFDTKTISYHMRKLLTVDEAWKTNVLQDLYEFFAEGKCKKLEKGVNLIRLMTSFNVKQSFHEAGWDSYCSGYCFIRLGHWAACELRGHNRPVGPTEILSALAPHANKVNVIRGAVPYMNLAGSDPLKHRPMVLHIKSINDRVINVSKVASSLAAYGSVDVKLYDARAALVATNSQYTADRILGQFKNNTDYKVTRYNPIRHSKAGRMALWSGAILTTGIFVYFLHKNVNK, encoded by the exons ATGGAAATCACAAATGCTAATTTCTGCGACGAATTAGAAAACATTTCGAAAAACCTTAAGCAGTCTTGTTTTGTTGGATTTGATGCAGAATTTACTGCTATTTTATCGAGTGAAACATTTAAACACAG acTGTTTGATACTAGTGAAGATAGATATAATCTAATGAAAAATGAAGTAAGCAATATGATAATGACCCAAGTAGGCCTGACAATGTTCCTGTATGATAGAGACTTAGATACTTATAAGGCTATTGGATACACTTTCCACTTGTGTCCTCAAGTATTTGGAGATATAGACCAGTCATTCATATTTCAAGCATCCACCTTGCGATTTCTGTGTAAACAcaactttgattttaataag TTTACATACAATGGACTTCCTTATTTAAGTAAAGCTGAGGAAGCTATGGTTAGACAGGAGTTAAAGGATAAAAACCTGTTTAACAACTTGACAAGATCTTTAGTAATGGATGAAGAGAGAAAATTGCAGTATTACTGCTCAGAAGTTTctaa GTGGTTGGCAAGTAGTGATGAAGGTACTATGTACTTAGATGTACAGGATCCAGTACTTAGGTACATTGTTCACAACGAGCTTAGGTTGCGGTTTGATGGTATCCTCACCACCAATAGCTTAGGTAATAGCAATAAG GTTTTAATATACAGAGATAAATATGTAGAAGGCGCCAGTAGTGCACCAATGCAGATACTAGAAGACAATCTTATGACCCATCTCCTGGGATTTTCACAGATAATAGACTTGCTTATCACCCATAGAAAACCCTTAATAGGccataacatatatttagatACAATTTTACTTCATAACCAGTTCATCGGTCCGCTCCCATATAAATATTCTACATTTAAGAAGAATATTAATGATGCATTTCCGTTGATTTTTGATACAAAGACTATTTCATATCATATGAGGAAATTGCTGACTGTTGATGAAGCATGGAAGACCAATGTACTTCAAGA tttatatgaattttttgCTGAGGGAAAATGTAAGAAGTTGGAAAAAGGAGTGAATTTAATTCGATTGATGACGTCATTTAATGTTAAGCAAAGCTTTCACGAGGCTGGCTGGGATTCCTACTGTTcag gttattgttttataagacTTGGACATTGGGCGGCGTGTGAGCTCAGGGGCCATAATAGGCCTGTAGGTCCCACCGAGATATTGTCAGCCCTAGCTCCACACGCCAATAAGGTCAATGTCATACGAGGCGCTGTTCCATATATG AATCTCGCCGGTTCGGACCCACTGAAACACCGACCAATGGTTCTCCATATAAAATCTATCAATGATCGCGTCATAAATGTCAGTaag GTGGCGTCATCGCTGGCGGCCTACGGCTCTGTAGACGTAAAACTGTATGACGCGCGCGCCGCGCTCGTAGCGACAAACTCGCAGTATAC CGCGGATAGAATTCTGGGACAATTCAAGAATAATACAGACTATAAAGTTACGCGGTACAATCCTATTAGACACTCGAAGGCCGGGCGTATGGCTCTATG GAGCGGCGCCATATTGACTACcggtatttttgtatattttctccacaaaaatgttaataaatga